Proteins from a genomic interval of Maylandia zebra isolate NMK-2024a linkage group LG15, Mzebra_GT3a, whole genome shotgun sequence:
- the enpp5 gene encoding ectonucleotide pyrophosphatase/phosphodiesterase family member 5, with protein sequence MLCYLLRRGHSPLLCLWALLLPLASLDRPSHRGSRDYLVTERPKLLLVSFDGFRWDYIDRVPTPNFRSIMDTGVKVEFVENAYITKTFTNHYSLVTGLYAETHGIVANEMYDPVLNRSFSMETDSVYDSRWWEEAVPIWVTIQKAGGRSGAAMWPGSDVKIHNMYPTQYLPYNASVSFETRVERIIEWFSAPEAEAVDFGVLYWEEPDESGHNLGPQSSLMDVVIAWIDEKLGFLINKLKEAGLYDRVNLIVTSDHGMAQLSPEKIIELDEYVSRDLYTWVDKSPVVGILPNEGKLDEVYNLLVDANPNMVVYKKEEIPQHYHYQHNTRIMPIVIEAKEGWTIMQNRTGPFMLGNHGYNNSLRSMQPVFVARGPAFRENYVKSSMRSVDLYPLMCHILSIRPMPNNGSLSNVQDLLSIEPTVTTPVLPHPPVPPPGTGYSCAPIVGSFLGVVLVLGFLVVYVILVTLKQRPSRKHRSWEMSQPLLQEDLHL encoded by the exons ATGCTCTGCTACTTGTTGCGAAGAGGCCACAGTCCTCTGCTCTGCCTCTGGGCCCTGCTTCTGCCTCTGGCATCCCTCGATCGCCCAAGCCACCGTGGAAGTAGGGACTACCTTGTAACGGAGCGGCCCAAGCTGCTGCTCGTGTCCTTTGACGGCTTCCGTTGGGACTACATTGACCGTGTTCCAACGCCTAACTTCCGCAGCATCATGGACACAGGGGTGAAAGTGGAGTTTGTGGAGAATGCTTACATCACCAAAACCTTCACTAATCATTACAGCTTAGTGACGGGGCTTTATGCCGAGACGCATGGCATTGTGGCTAATGAGATGTACGACCCTGTTCTGAACCGgtccttctccatggagacgGACAGTGTTTATGATTCACGGTGGTGGGAGGAGGCTGTGCCCATCTGGGTGACCATCCAGAAAGCTGGAGGACGGAGCGGGGCAGCGATGTGGCCCGGGTCTGATGTCAAAATCCACAACATGTACCCTACTCAGTACCTCCCCTACAACGCCTCAGTCTCCTTTGAAACCAGAGTGGAACGGATTATTGAGTGGTTCTCTGCACCAGAAGCTGAGGCGGTGGACTTTGGAGTTCTGTACTGGGAGGAGCCTGACGAGAGCGGGCACAACCTTGGACCTCAGAGTTCCTTAATGGACGTAGTCATCGCGTGGATTGATGAGAAGCTCGGCTTCCTTATAAACAAGCTAAAGGAGGCAGGGTTGTATGACAGAGTGAACCTCATAGTGACCAGTGACCATGGGATGGCTCAGCTTTCTCCTGAGAAGATCATAGAACTGGATGAGTACGTGAGCAGAGACCTGTACACCTGGGTGGATAAGAGTCCAGTGGTGGGAATCCTGCCCAACGAAG GGAAACTCGACGAGGTGTATAATCTGCTGGTGGATGCAAACCCGAACATGGTGGTGTACAAGAAGGAGGAGATTCCCCAGCACTACCATTATCAGCACAACACAAGGATCATGCCCATCGTCATAGAGGCCAAAGAAGGCTGGACCATCATGCAGAACAGGACTGGACCCTTCATGC TGGGAAACCATGGCTATAACAACAGCTTACGTAGCATGCAGCCTGTGTTCGTGGCTCGTGGGCCGGCCTTTCGTGAGAATTACGTCAAATCCTCCATGCGCTCCGTTGACCTTTACCCTCTCATGTGCCACATCCTGTCCATCCGCCCTATGCCGAACAACGGCTCCCTCTCGAATGTTCAGGACCTCCTGTCCATAGAGCCCACTGTGACCACGCCGGTCCTGCCTCACCCTCCCGTTCCCCCTCCGGGCACCGGGTACTCCTGCGCCCCCATCGTGGGCTCGTTCCTCGGTGTGGTTTTGGTGCTGGGCTTCCTAGTGGTCTACGTCATACTAGTGACACTCAAACAGCGGCCCTCGAGAAAACACAGGAGCTGGGAGATGTCGCAGCCTTTACTGCAAGAGGATTTGCACCTGTAG